The DNA window TCAAGTTCGTGAACCATCACCTCCTTTATCTTCTGAATGAATTCCTTTCTGTGTGTCTGGTTGTAAGTAACTGAATGTTCCTCCAGTGATGCAATGTCAtaaccaggtgtttgctgatcTACTTACAACTCTGGAGTTTCTGTGCAGTTTGCATAAAGCATAATGGACAtacatttttcatgctttctcACAGACTGGAAATACAATCAGCATTTGAACAGTTGTACTAAAAGTACCACTTTGCTCTCCAAGTTTAATTTTATCAGTCTAAATTAATTCCATTTTATCcaattttgtgttatttggaATTCTGTCCTGGTCATAGAATGATTTACCTGGCTTAAGATCAACTGGCGCGGTGCTTTAGCGTCACATGGCTTGGGCCAGATCTTATGGGAGAACTACTGGTGAGGCAACATATTGTTGCTCGCCCCAGAGGGCGCATCAGTCCAGACTTCTTAATTAGTTCAGACAAGTGGATTTCATTGGATTGTCAGCAGTTGAGTTGCTGGTTGTGTAAGATGGGAGTTTATCTTAACTTGCATAtagttgttttacttttgtgtcCCTTATACTGGCCTAAGAAGTTGCTGCTAATCCATGGAGGCAAATGTAAATTATGATGCTGGAAAAAAGGTTAACAGTGAAATATCATTTATTTCAGCTAAATCTGCTTCAGATTTCATCAAGCTAACAGCTTTTGGTTTCTCTAGAGCCAGTCTACATGGCAAAAATTACCAATCAAATCTGGACTAATTGGAAGTGACACATACTATCAGGACCTATAGGTCACTATGAGACCTATagattcctgttttttttttttttttttttaaggctagTTGCTTCAGAAacttgcaatttttttcttttttttttttttttaaggctaaTTGCTTCAGAAATTTGCACTAAACCAAGCATGGCAGCAGAGCCTGTTGCTCTCACtttaaatcatttcagcccGGTAACGACATAAGGTTAATCTATGTTCACCCAAGCCAGAGGTCTACGACTCTGGCACTGGGCTGTTAAGGTCGATGCGAAGCCTGAGCGGATTAAGTCCTTTGTTTTGCTGTGACAACCACTTGGCAGTGTGCACATAGAGAGAGCAGCAGATCCaaggaggattttattttttttgttattcgcTTAGTAAAATTAGCACCCCGCGGTGCTATACTTTGTCTGTATGCGTTATGTGTAtgtgcaaaaaggaaaaagggaaGGTTGTTATGAAGAAAGGGCAACATTTGCTCCACAAGTTTGTCAAGAAGCTTGAAATGTCTGTCGTGTCAACCTGCCTGGAGTGTATCAGCATGAGAAGAGGAAATGGGTATGTGGATCTGTGTGTTGCTCATGAATGAATAGTCAAATGCAACTGTCTAACTTGATTTCTAAGAAGAATTGAtcttaaatgtactttttaatttttttaagcttcCAGATTTATAGCAGAAGGAAATGTAATCGATGTTAAACATAATCTTATAAAGTCAAATGTCATTCTCTGCAGTGAAATATCTGTTAATCCAACATGCattttaaattgcaaaaattCAAATGGTTAGTTCTCTACACACTACTATTATTATAATTCAAATTGTGCTCTTTATCTCTTCCTGATTCTGACTCATCTGCTTTTGCTCTGCAGAGGATTGAATCCTCTGCAGGCATTCATGACTGGATCTGCTTGATGATGTTGTTATGAAGTAATCTTTGGAACTTACTCATCTTTTCAGTTTTGCACCACAGTGTCATTGATAGCATGTTTATGTCTTCCAAGTAGTTTGTGTTGGCTTCTGTGGGTGTCATCTTGGTGAAATAGGATCTTCCTGTTGGTCAGAGTAAGACAAACCGGTTAAAGCATCCTGGCGATGTTTACATGTCTGTGTGAAGCTTGTCAGAGGGTTGCAACAATGCCAGATGTGATTAGAATGGTTTGTAGGTTAGTAGTTGAGAGTGAATGCAAAGTTTCAGATTAACTAAGTATACTTCTAATCTTCTACAGCAGATTGGATTTCATGGAGGCTTCTGTGGAATCAGTTTATATCCAAAGTGGAGAAAGTAAAGGCAGGGAGACAGTTATGCTACTTAAAGTAGCAAAGCCCCTTTTATTCTGAAGACCCAAGTCAgatactttgttttttaatctgttactttttaaaattaattatagcTTACTCTGGATTGGTGCTTGTGTTTCCTCTGCTGTTCGAAGACCTGCGATGATTAAGCCAATTAATCCGAATCATAGCTCCGTATGTCAGCTGGGCAAGTCGAAACTCAACAAGAGAACAACTGATACTTCGGCTGaattcacacacaaacagagcagGCAGGGTTTCTTTCAGGATTGTGCAGGTTTATGTATTTTCTGTCATCATAAAGTCATTATCtgcttttatacttttatttggaCGACTTGATTTTTGCTCCTTTCCGAAGGTAGTGTGAGGAGGGTCAGGAAACTTTCATATGACATCAGTCCTTCGGGCCACTTAGGGTTAAGGTTAACAAACAGTGGCTGTATCATATGATCACTAGAAAAATATCCTGCATCCAACTGCACTATTTATCTTATGTAAACCAAAAATTATTCACGCCCCAGGCTGATTTACAGTAGGAAAGATAAGTATTTAATACACCACCAGTTcaagttttcctttttacaaagaaaggtttggagctgctgctggggaACACGGAGTTTCAGTTCCCTGTAAAGATTTCCTGTTGGGCTAAGCCACTCCGCAAACTAGGAAGCAACTTCATAGTAGCTGTGGCTGTGAGTTTCAGATCATTGTCATGCTGGCTATGTTGccctgtatttaaaaaaaaaaagagaaagtaatAACCAGAGTACACTCAACACAATTCATTGAGGGTAGATGTTTGCTTTTAACTAGATGTGAGTGGATTTGACTCAGTGAAGCTATTCATCTTATTCATAGCTCTATATAAGCGAGGAATCAATTGcaaactaaaaatacttttactttattgccaggtttaatctaaataaaccttttttattaaaaaatgtgaaaatactgATTAAAGCTACATTATTGTCCGGATCATGGGGTTATTTTTCAAGAAGAACtctattttttcaatttttcatttttaaaattcctttttttaaaaaatctaaaacgcCATTGGGTTGTATAGTTCCAGGTACTGGGTTGTATAGTTCCAGGTACTGGGTTGTATAGTTCCAGGTCCTGGGTTGTATAGTTCCAGGTCCTGGGTTGTATAGTTCCAGGTCCTGGGTCCTCCAGTTGTGCAATATCAGGTTGACGCCTACAAAAAGAGCCAAAGCAGGTTCAAAAATAGCACTCTGCTTCCCAGACACATCTGaatttactttgtgtttatggTTAAAATGTAAGGTACACATTTTCATTCCGGGGTAACTGAGGCATTTTTACAGCTTTGCGGTCATGACAGACAGGAAATGCTTTATCTTATTTTGGATTTACAGCTTGTGTTTTCCTCTGGGAGGAATCATTCAAAATgccataaaatatttctgttgtttcagtCATTGACATAACATGATTTTGTCATAAGGTCTCTGCAAATTAAGAGAATGATTTAGTCTGATATACATTACGTTGCTAAATCTGGACTGTTCTTGATCagttttcagattattatttttatttgttgtgttttttgtttttgcaggatGGAGTCCTCTTGCCTGGACCTGGCTCTCGAAGGCGAGCGACTCTGTAAGGCGGGTAACTATCGTGCAGGTGTCTCCTTTTTTGAATCTGCCATACAAATTGGAACAGAGGATTTACAAATTCTCAGCGCCATATATAGCCAACTGGGGAATGCTTACTTTCACCTCCAAGAATATAATAAGGCCCTGGAGTATCATCGACATGACCTCACTCTAACCAGGTAAAACCTTTGatgatttgacatttttttaagtacaaTGTTTGGTATTTTTAAGCATCCAGTTTTGATTGCATTGTCTGTGATATTCCCTAactaatttcctttttttcctttttgtttgttatccCAGAACCATTGGAGATGAACTTGGAGAAGCTAAAGCCAGCGGAAATCTTGGAAACACTTTAAAGGTTTTACGACGATATAATGAAGCTGTGGTTTGTTGCCAAAGGCATTTGGATATCACAAGAGCTGTGTTTGATAAGGTGTGTtatatttttgaagttttaaaaagtaacaagtGTTTATAGGCAtaaagtagaaagaaagaaagaaaaaaaagttatgatAAAGCATTGTTTTTCATTGATCTGCCAGTGCAGAAATCTCTGGACCAACTTTCACAGAGTCTGGATACAAACAAGAAAATCTGATGTCTGTGTATTTAAAGTATATAATTACAGCTATAGTCTGTGTGGTTTCTGACTGTTAAAATCTGCTGTTGGTGGTGTAGGTTGGGCAAGCTCGAGCTCTGTATAATTTCGGAAACATTTACCACGCCAAGGGCAAGAGCATCTGCTGGAGTGGGACGGAGCCAGGAGAGTTTCCAGAGGAGGCGAGAATCGCCTTTAGGAAAGCTGCACAGTTCTATGAGTGAGTTGCTATTCATGTGTATTGTTACACAAGGCTATGATGAGGTGGTTGTCATAAACTCTACTGTttggtatttgttttgtttaaattgttcGAGTGTTAGCCTTTAGCTTTAAATTTTATACAATAACTGAGGCGcttctttgttgtatttttttaaataaggttataaatgacaaaaatcactTGATTAAGGTTGTGAAATTCTTCCATCACCTAGTTGCATTTTGTTCAGACAGTGTTGCTCAGTCACTGTGCTGTTTTATGTACTGCGGCTATTCAGTTAAAATAGACTTCTATACCACCTTGCATAAAACACTTAGCCGATAAAAACTACGTTATCTATTGAGTCCATACAGCTGAGAACCACAGCATCCATGTTTAATTGCATGAGGAGGGAAAAACATGCTTCGTTGTTACTTATTGCCATTGTGTGGTTCCAGTTAAAAGCAGCATGTTTCCagataaaatagtttattaatcTTCCTACTAGGAATTTGTCTGTTCTAATCatataacaacaaaaaccttcCTTTCCACTTTTTTCTGGATTAATTATCCACTAATTTTGGATAATTCGTCCAATTATCCAAAACAAATGGATAATTGGACTAAGCGAAAATTGAAAGTTGTGTTGTTGATTTAGGATTTATCttcatgtgcaaaaaaaaatatgtttaaattttcCCCAGTGTGTTTGGTTAAGGAAGAGTTGAGGGAGTGTTGTTCTTGCAGCTTTAAAATCTTATCTGgtatgtttatttcttcagaCACTGATCTTGTTTTGTGCTTTCCCCTATTGCTGGTATTAAAGAcacaacaaactttaaattccacatgaaaaagtaaaatgtgcCGATGTGCATTACAGATGTGCTGTGAAACAACCTTTTTTGTGtatattaaaattttgttggtggtttttttaaaatacagagcCAATTTGTCGCTGGTGAATGAGTTGGGTGATCGTGCAGCTCAGGGTCGTACCTATGGGAATCTGGGGAACACCTACTATCTCCTGGGTGACTTCGAAAGAGCTGTCACTGCTCATGAAAAGGTAGGCTTTAGCTCATTGTTCAGATTAATATTGCACTCCTGTGGGTCATAACGTTggttcaaaagaaaataaatgtaactaataaaatgaagatgaaaaattattttgaaactaaataGTTGGAAACTGGGGAAAAACCCCCGGGGAAAACaaggttttgaaataaataaaaaaaaaaactcaaactgaaaacgatctgaaactgaaagaaatattttgaaacaggaaaaaaagatgtgaaactaaaaaatgattgaagattttatttttatttttggaaaaactttACAGCctcaatttagctccatacttTCCTAAATTTGGttatattttattcacaaaGAAAGCATCCTAATATGTATAAGGAGCTAGTTAAAACCTGACTTCGGAACAGTAATTTGCACcctaatgtttgttttgttctccagCGGCTTCTTATTGCCAAAGAGTTTGGTGATAAATCTGCAGAGCGGAGGGCTCACTGCAACCTCGGGAACGCATACATATTCCTGGGCCAGTTTGAAATGGCTGCTAATCATTACAAGTGAGTAAAAATTGGGTTTAGGGTTATTTTCACCTCATAGCAGGCAGATGAACTTGGGGGTTTGTGTGTTGCTGTACAGGCAGAAtatcacaaaaatgttttgttttttttgtttttttaattcagaaaggGATTTGGAttgctttaataaataatgatatATTTCAACAATTCTATCCATTTACCGGTGGctttcatattaatttaaatgactacactaatgaaaacccaaattaaaattctcagaaaatgtaaatattgccCAAGaagatgatttaaaataaaaacagaaaaaagatttgtactcttttttttttttttttttttttttttccgtttacATTTTGGCTTTCTGAAAAGTCTAACAATATACTGAACGGTATATGTACTCGATATTTGACCAGAGCTTCTTTTGCTTATGCTTCAGGCATCAGTGCGACGTGACACGGATCAGGAAGCCCAGGCTGCTTTAATAGCTACAGCTTCGTTGTTTCTAGTGTCActcatcttcttcttcacaaCACTCGTTAGATTTTCTGTGGGGTTCAGGTCAAAGAGTTTCTGTCTAATCAAGCACGGCGTCATTAAAACCGGGTAGAGATATTTCTGCCAAGTCCTTCTGAGAAAGGAAATTACCTTTTCCATAAAGCTGTCAGCAGAGGCAAGAGGAGGAAACGGCACAACGGACCTGTAGCATCTTGAATTTTATGACTCTCCACACTTCCTACTAACTCTGGAActtccatcatccatccattactTAATACGCACGAaatctttttggactgtgggaggaagccagagcgCACGGAGAGAACCTGCTAACgggaaattaaaattttgtcaatGCTTAGCTTTAATAAGCCATAAGAAAACAAGACAATAGAAAACAAGACAACTGAAAATTTAACCAAACTGAAAAGTAAGCTAAGGGAAGCAACAACACAGAGCAAAGAGAACCAGGAATAATGCATCATAATAATCCCCTGGACATTCTTCCTCTTCTTGGTTGTGAGCAGGAAGGGCAGGATGAGCGGCAGTGGCAGGACGAGGGGCAGGAGGTCTTGCTTCTGCtatgttgctatggaaacgatcaGATCAGTTCTGCAAATCAAACTACTGACcctttgcacgtgacgtcaTGCTCCAGcactccgccatgacggacgtcaaaacaaccaatgCGGTCCTTTAATGCCAGTCTAAAAGCAGACATCTGTAACctaatattgcttttattttattttcacaataaaatgttaaattaactttattcCGGAAAGAAGGATGGACCATTGAGCAATACTCTAGTGCCTTTTCTACTTAGCATGGCTACGATATCTTTGAGTTAGCAGTGGCTTAAGATGAGTCCTGTGACTGTTTTAGCTTATGTGTGTGGAGGCTCTTGAGAAATTATCTCCACCTTCAATcctaattttttacatttctgcaaatCTCTTTAATGTAAATCTTTTGACAATTTTTTCAAGGCTGTTATTGTACCTGCTGCTTGTGCACATTTTTctaccacatttttttctttgactcaACTTTCTATTTATACGCTTAGCCACAAAACTCTACTGTATGAACAGCCGCTTCTCCAGCAATGAGCTTTTAAAgcttaaaatctttttgtagacaatttaataattgtttaaacCTCTGGATAAAAATCAAGTTAGTAGTACATTTGTCTGACCCCTAATCGTAGTTCAGGAATGGTACAAATTTGATCCCCCAGCAAATGGAGCTGATCCAGATACACTTcctttaatataaatatgtttctttaaGGACAAGGGTTTTACTGACAAATGATCTTAAGTATTTGTTACAACACAAATATGTTTGTCTTTCATTGTccatgcttttttatttatttcaatttcatgACAAGTAGGACAACAAACATGCAGCAGTGTTTTACTCAAAAGTACTCATGGGCACACCCATTCGTTAAACGTGGCTAAATACTTAACGTTTTCAGAGAGAGTTCTCATTTTTATTGCTGGGATTGACTGAAAAACATTCtagaccaataaaataaaacagcatttgaccccaaaaagtaagaaaactaCACACTTTCAGACTGTTTTTCAAACTTACAataattagtcattttttttcataaattagaCTACTTCGTTTTTAAGTGTTGCATGTTTAATTTACTGCTGAtgagataaaaatgtatttaaagaaaaaaacactgcttGTAATGTTCTGAGAAACAGAATTTTAGACTTTCAAATCAAACTACTTACTGTAAAGAATTTATTCctcttaaaaaactgaattactgcaaaaaataactatacactttgtttaaacaaaaaaattgaactatcctttttttgttgaatgaaATCCAAAAATGTATAACGAATAAATGAAAGTTATTCACTAAAGACTGAGTTGGATTTGCACTGGAGGATGAGATTATCACACACTTTTAGGGAGAAATAAATTATGCATTTGAGTTCACAATTTCTTTATcatgactgatttattttttttctcctgataGAGAAGTGCTTGGAAAAAGTGAACAGAGAGAGAATGAAAAAGCTGTTACCGATCCCTCTCCTGCTCCCACTCTAGTCCCTTCTTTGACCTTGTTCCTCCCTGTCTCTCTGGCCCTCAGGAAGACTCTGCAGCTGGCCCGACTGTTTAAGGACAAAGCAGTGGAGGCTCAGGCATGCTACAGCCTGGGCAACACCTACACACTGCTGCAAGACTATGAGAGAGCCATAGACTTTCACCTCAAACATCTGGTCATCGCTCAGGACCTTAATGACCGGTACGACATCAGCACTTGCTTACTGCTCACTTTCCTTTGACTTTCTTTAATAATGATCAAGGTGGTTCTTAAACTGGGAGCATTTTTTGTGGTGTTGCAATGAACACCTGTAAGACAAAAGTGGAGACAGGGTGATGTGAAATGgacttttaaagactttaatgGGGTGCATATATCACAATGTACACAAACGTACACTatgtattttaaagatttattaaagTACAAGTTTCTGTAGGAAACCAGTCCTTAATTTGTAATGTTAGAATAAAGATGTATGGAGGATAGAAATGTGCCTTTAAATGTTCTGGAAAAAGATCCCTTCAATGTGACTTCATTCAGGCAAAAACTGTGAATTTAGTTTGCTCTGCAAAAcatgtacatacagtatattttagattgttttttatgattAGGAGTACTTGTTTTTGCACACTGTCAGTTATAGTTGCTAAGCCGGTTTTCCTCTGTGTCCCTGCAGAGTGGGAGAAGGAAGAGCGTACTGGAGCTTAGGAAATGCCCACACCGCCCTGGGGAATCATGAGCGCGCTATGTTCTTCGctgaaaaacatctggaaattgCCAAAGAGGTGTGTTTTTATACTTCACCTCCCATTTCATAGTTGTATGCTTGTATTTATGTAGCATCATCTCCATCTAGTGGTTGCAAAGTAAACTGCAGGAAATAactgttgaatatttttatcagcagcagtttgttggaacttgttttctttgttccatTTGTAACGTGGCAGACTGGAGATAAGAGCAGCGAGATGACCGCCAGGATGAACTTATCCGATTTGCGGATCGTTGTTAACCTGAAGGCAAACTCCGGCCTGAATCACATGTTCAGCAACAGCAACACCAACAGCTCTGGTGTGGCAGACAACATTCAGGGTTACATCAACCTGCCAGGTAAAGTTCTCTGGTAGCTTTTTACAATGCcatttttaaacatccaaaCGCTTTCAGCTGCATTTTCTAGCAGAGAATTTGCCAGGAATGTTATTCCTGaaaactttttaccttttctCTGTCTGCTTGTAAAAATACTGTGAAAGTATTTCAAATTTACTACGTggttatgttttctttcttgctttagGATGCAAGTCATCTTTGAGGAGAAAAGAGAGTCCAGAAAACGTGGAGCGTAGTCAGAGTCCtcttaaaactgaaaaagtcgAGCCACATCAGGTATGAAAAAGACAGATGATTAACTTAATCAATTTgcattaataaatatgtttttaaaacgtCATATTTGTTTATCCAGGACTGGGATGAGCATCTGTTCACCGGCTcatcaaaaaacaacacaatcatGGCATCTACCAAGCATTTCTTCTTCCACCGCCTGAGAAGCAAGAAGTATAAGGACGGCAAATCTAAAGAGCATTTGGAAAACTTCAGTGAGCACCCGGCCTCCGAGGAAGACTCGCCTCTGTCTAAGGTATTTCTCAGATGAAGAAATGCATCATGACTCATGATGCTTATTTCTAGAACCCTTCACTTGTTTTCAGTAATTGTGACCAACTCTGTGACAGTTTCACATGTCTGAGATCATCTGCTTCTTTTAGGGTGAATAAAAGGAAGTAATGTGACAGTGTGGGAAGATCCTTTCTGACTCGCATCAAAAATTTCTGTTACAGACCATCAGAAAAGTGTTAGTGCAATTTATTTTGAGGCTTTGTAAACCATACATACTATTACCGGTACTTTAATAACATTAAAGTTGCAGAATATGTGGATTGTGCTACCTTAATACAAAGTGAATTCAATACAAAGTctcattttttaatgaaaaaaatgtgcagaaactaaaaagtttttgaatctgtttttgtaaaaaaaaattaaataaaatttggtaAAAATGAAAGCTTGCAAACTGTCGGCATTAAGTCGTACGccttaaaaacagtttttttattattacttttgattattttgtgaaTACACATTAGTAATCCAATAATTggattaattaattgatttatttttattatgtattcTTTAGTGGTGATTTGGTGAAATGCGCTTCTGTACCGTAATTAATGAAGCACTAACCAACATTTTGACATGTAAATGACGGCACTtggaaaaatttaatgtttcattgttgttcttttatgatataaagaactttgaactgccttgttgctgaaatatgctatacaaataaaact is part of the Xiphophorus hellerii strain 12219 chromosome 9, Xiphophorus_hellerii-4.1, whole genome shotgun sequence genome and encodes:
- the LOC116726027 gene encoding G-protein-signaling modulator 2-like: MDDWRHSCEIFADLPFKMESSCLDLALEGERLCKAGNYRAGVSFFESAIQIGTEDLQILSAIYSQLGNAYFHLQEYNKALEYHRHDLTLTRTIGDELGEAKASGNLGNTLKVLRRYNEAVVCCQRHLDITRAVFDKVGQARALYNFGNIYHAKGKSICWSGTEPGEFPEEARIAFRKAAQFYEANLSLVNELGDRAAQGRTYGNLGNTYYLLGDFERAVTAHEKRLLIAKEFGDKSAERRAHCNLGNAYIFLGQFEMAANHYKKTLQLARLFKDKAVEAQACYSLGNTYTLLQDYERAIDFHLKHLVIAQDLNDRVGEGRAYWSLGNAHTALGNHERAMFFAEKHLEIAKETGDKSSEMTARMNLSDLRIVVNLKANSGLNHMFSNSNTNSSGVADNIQGYINLPGCKSSLRRKESPENVERSQSPLKTEKVEPHQDWDEHLFTGSSKNNTIMASTKHFFFHRLRSKKYKDGKSKEHLENFSEHPASEEDSPLSKSTPHDTIGEDTFFDLLSRFQGNRMDDQRCTLDGLNRSSAQPSPTSSLPVAEEKCISKHETPSQDPGHFLELLASSQAHRLDDQRVSLNQLPGLRLSICNPPHMPSASSKDQAPSQVLISSADTPRAPSLYSHLEDNADGPEGDEVFFDMLVKCQGSRLNDQRCPAPTSKAKGPTVPNEDFFSLILRSQSNRMEEQRVAAPPRVSQSKPG